Genomic DNA from Streptomyces venezuelae:
GGTGACCACCCCACCCGTTCGCGGAGCGTCAGACGCGGCCCAGGACCTGGCCCAGGAGCTCGCCCATGCGGGTCGCGCTGTCGCGGCCCGCCTGGAGGACCTCCTCGTGGTTGAGGGGCTCGCCCGTCATGCCCGCGGCGAGGTTCGTGACCAGGGAGATGCCGAGGACCTCCGCACCCGCCTCACGCGCCGCGATCGCCTCGAGGACCGTGGACATGCCGACCAGGTCCGCACCGATCGTGCGGGCCATGCGGATCTCCGCCGGAGTCTCGTAGTGCGGGCCGGGGAACTGCGCGTAGACGCCCTCTTCTAGGGTCGGGTCGATCTCCTTGCAGAGGGCGCGCAGACGGGGGGAGTACAGGTCCGTCAGGTCGACGAAGTTGGCCCCGACGATCGGGGACGTCGCCGTGAGGTTGAGGTGGTCGCTGATGAGGACCGGCTGGCCGGGGCGCATGCCCTCGCGCAGGCCTCCGCAGCCGTTGGTCAGCACGATCGTCTTGCAGCCCGCGGCGACGGCCGTGCGGACGCCGTGCGAGACGGCGGCGACGCCACGGCCCTCGTAGTAGTGGGTGCGGCCCAGGAAGACCAGCACGCGCTTGGCGCCGATCTTGAAGGAGCGGATGCGGCCGCCGTGCCCCTCGACCGCCGGCGGCGGGAAGCCGGGCAGCTCGGTGACGGCAAAGTCCGCCTCGGGCTCGCCCAGCGCGTCGACGGCCGGCGCCCAGCCGGAGCCCATCACGAGGGCGACGTCGTGGGTCTCGGCGCCCGTCAGCTCGCGGAGGCGCGCGGCGGCGGCGTCGGCGGCGGCGTACGGGTCGCCCTGGATGTCGTCCGGAATAACTGAAGCGTTCACGCGGACGAGAGTAGCGGCTCATGGCCTACGCGCGTAGATGACGATGCCCACGGGATTGCGATCGTTGTCTTGTCGTTTCCGACGAGAGGGGCGGCGCGGCGGCCCCCGGGGCTAGCAGGGGCGTTTGCGGAGTTCCATCACGTAGTCGTGCGGCGCGCCCGCCGATTCCGCCGCGTCCGCCAGTTCGCCCAGGTAACGGGCTGACGGGAGGCCTCCCTCGTAACCGTTGAGCACGTACACCCAAGCGGGTTCCTCGCCCTCCAGCGTGTCCACGCGGACCCGCATGCGCCGGTAGATGTCGAGGCCGACGCCCTCCCAGCGGTCCATGGAGTCCTCGTCCATGGGGGCGATGTCGTAGAGCGTGACGAAGACCTGGGAGCGCGGTGCCTCGACGAGCGTGGCGAGCGCGCCCTCCCAGCCCATGTGTTCCCCGCCGAACGTGAGCCGCCAGCCCGTCAGCCACCCGGTCGCGCGCAGCGGTGAGTGCGGTGCGCGGCGTGACATGAGCCGCGGATCCAGATTGCCGGCGTACGCGGCGTAGAGCGACATGTGGTCGAGGGTACGGCAGCAATCAAGTGCGCCCCTCCTGGAACGGGAGGACCGCCCGGACGGGGGGCGTGCCACGGACGGAGGCCCCCGGGGCGTGAGCATCTTGAAGCGTGCGGGACAATGGAGTACGTGACTCGGATCGTGATCATTGGCGGCGGACCCGGCGGATACGAGGCGGCTCTTGTGGCCGCCCAGCTCGGTGCGGAGGTGACCGTCGTCGACTGCGACGGTCTGGGCGGGGCGTCGGTGCTCACCGACTGTGTGCCGTCCAAGACTCTGATCGCCACGGCCGAGGTGATGACCACCTTCGACTCCTCGTACGAGGAGCTGGGGATCATCGTCGCCGACGACACCCCGCACATCGACACCCCCGCGCGCGTGGTCGGCGTCGACCTGGGCAAGGTCAACCGCCGTGTGAAGCGCCTGGCGCTCGCGCAGTCCCACGACATCACCGCGTCGGTGACGCGGGCGGGCGCGCGCGTGCTGCGCGGCCGGGGCCGTCTGGAGGGGCAGCAGGACGTCGACGGGTCGCGGAAGGTCGTGGTGCGCGCCGCGGACGGGAGCGAGGAGACCCTCGTCGCCGACGCCGTGCTGATCGCGACCGGCGGGCACCCGCGCGAGGTGCCGGACGCCCAGCCCGACGGCGAGCGCATCCTGAACTGGACCCAGGTGTACGACCTCGACGAGCTGCCCGAGGAGCTCATCGTCGTCGGTTCGGGTGTGACCGGTGCCGAGTTCGCCGGTGCCTACCAGGCGCTCGGGTCGAACGTGACCTTGGTGTCGAGTCGTGACCGGGTGCTTCCCGGCGAGGACCCGGACGCCGCCGCCGTGCTCGAGGACGTCTTCCGGCGCCGCGGCATGAACGTCATGTCCCGTTCCCGCGCCGCTTCCGCCAAGCGCGTCGGGGACCGGGTCGAGGTCACCCTCGCCGACGGCCGCGTCATCTCCGGCTCGCACTGCCTGATGGCCGTCGGTGCCATCCCGAACAGCAGCGGCATGGGCCTGGAGGAGGCCGGGGTCAAGCTGAAGGACTCCGGGCACATCTGGACCGACAAGGTGTCGCGCACGTCGGCCCCCGGCGTGTACGCGGCCGGTGACGTCACCGGGATCTTCGCGCTGGCCTCCGTCGCCGCCATGCAGGGCCGCATCGCGATGTACCACTTCCTCGGCGACGCCGTGCAGCCGCTGAACCTGAAGGCCGTCTCCGCGAACGTCTTCACCGACCCGGAGATCGCGACCGTCGGCTACAGCCAGGCCGACGTCGACGCCGGAAAGATCGACGCCCGCGTGGTGAAGCTGCCGCTGCTGCGCAATCCGCGCGCGAAGATGCAGGGCATCCGCGACGGTTTCGTCAAGATCTTCTGCCGTCCCGGCACGGGCATCGTGGTCGGCGGTGTGGTCGTCGCACCGCGCGCCTCGGAACTGATCCACCCCATCTCGATCGCGGTCGACAACAATCTGACGGTCGAGCAGATCGCGAATGCGTTCACCGTGTACCCGTCGCTTTCGGGGTCGATCGCGGAGGTGGCGCGTCAGCTGCACACGCGGAAGACGGCGGGCGAAGGCTGATCCTGTCGGCGGCCTGAAACAACTCTTTGCAGGTCACGCACTGTTGCCGCCCATTCGCGCGGCATAGGCGGGGAGAGTAAGCACCTATACCACTTCCCACCCTGCCGTGCGAACAACTTCTGTAATTCGGCGCAAACTGCTGAAAGCAGACGGTCGTTGGGGTTACTGTCAGTTTCGTGTTCGCTGCAGAACGTCGCCAATTGATCCTCGAAATGGTGCGGGCCAACGGGGCGGTATCGCTCCGTGAGCTCGCCCGCGTCGTCCAGACCTCCGAAGTGACCGTACGGCGGGACGTGCGCGCGCTGGAGGCAGAAGGACTCCTCGACCGCCGACATGGCGGTGCGGTATTGCCGGGCGGATTCACGCGGGAGTCCGGCTTTCCGCAGAAATCACATCTCGCGACCGCCGAGAAGACGGCTATCGCCGATCTCGCGGCGGGCCTCGTCGAAGAAGGCGAAGCCATCGTCGTCGGGGCGGGTACGACCACGCAGGAGCTGGCCCGCCGGCTCGCGCGGGTGCCCGGCCTGACCGTCGTCACCAACTCCCTCCTGGTGGCACAGGCGCTGGCACACGCCAACAGGGTGGAAGTCGTCATGACCGGCGGCACCCTGCGCGGCTCGAACTACGCGCTGGTGGGCAGCGGGGCCGAGCAGTCCCTCCAGGGGCTGCGGGTGTCACGGGCCTTCCTGTCGGGCAGTGGTCTGACCGCCGAGCGCGGCCTCTCCACGTCCAACATGCTCTCCGCGAGCGTGGACCGCGCGCTGGTCCAGGCGGCGGCCGAGGTCGTGGTCCTCGCGGACCACACCAAGCTCGGCACCGACACGATGTTCCAGACGGTGCCGACGGACGTCATCACCCGCCTGGTCACCGACGAACCGCCGGGGCACGACGACCGCGCCGCGACGGAACTGCAGGCCCTGGCCGACCAGGGCGTGCAGATCACGGTGGCGGGCGGTGCCGCAGGCCCTAGCTCCGCGCCCGGTGTCGACTCCGTCCCGGCGGGGCGCCAGCAGCGCCGGGACGTGCCCCTGCCGGGTCAGCGACGCAACCACGGGGCGGGACCGGGCCAGCAGTTGCGCAGTGCGCTCCTCGGGGAGCAGCCCCCCGGGGAACGGGCGGCGCGGGTCGCGGACCTGCGCCGCCGCTGATTCCGGCGGCGTCATCCCGGGCGGGCGCCGGTGTTGCGCCGGTGTCCGCCCGTCGGCCTTCAGCCCCCGTCGGCCTTCAGCCCCCGCAGGGTCAGCGTGAGCAGGCGGTCGGCCAGCTCCGGATCGTCCGGAGTCTCCTCGGCCGCCAGGGAGATCGCGTTGGTCAGCTGGAGCAGGTCGCCGATGGAGACATCGGGCCGTACGGTCCCCGCCTCCTGCGCGCGCAGCAGCAGGGCCGCCCCGGCCTCGCGCATGGGCAGGCTGCACTGCGCGAGCGCCGAAGTGTCGTCGTGCGACGCCGACATGAGCGCGCTCGACAGGCCGCGATACTCACCCGCATGAGTGATGATGGCGCGCAGCCACGCCACCAGCGCGGAGCACGGCTGCGGGTCGTCGAGCAGCGCGTGCGAACGCGCGAGCAGGTCGCACACCGCGTCCTTCCAGACCGCGCTCATCAGCGCGTGCCGGTTGGGGAAGTGCCGGTAGAGCGTGCCGATGCCGACGCCCGCGCGGCGCGCCACGTCCTCCAGGGACGCGCCCGTGCCGTGCTCGGCGAAGGCGGAGCGCGCCTCGGCGAGCAGCCGGTCGTAGTTGCGGCGGGCGTCGGCCCGCATGGTGCGCGCCGACTGTGCCGCCTGCTGCGGCGCTCTCGCCTGCTGGCCCGTGCCGGTCGTCATCCCCGCACCCTTCGTGAACGTACGCGTCCCCCAAGGATGCCACTGCCCGTGGTCAGGGATCCTGGCGGGCGAAGAAGGCGTCCAGCTCCGCGCGGGCCCTGCGCTCGCGGCGGTGCGGCGGCAGGGAGCCGCCGCTCAGGTTCCTGGTCAGCCACAGGACCAGCGGGTACGTGACACAGGTGCCGAGGACGAGTCCGCTCAGCACACCGGTGACCAGGTCACTCATGATCATCAACTCACCTTCGTACGAAACTTCTTGAGACCGCCCCCGGAGGGTGCCGCCGGCCCCGGGGCGCGGAAGCCGTCCCGCGCGGTCGCGATCATCGTGGCGCCGTTGTCCGGGACGACCGCGCCGTAGCCGAGCAGCCGCCAGCGGGCGTCGACCGCGTCGCTGTCGTAGTACGGCACCGGGCCGCCCGCCGACGGCACCAGGAGCGGCTCCGGCCCCTTGGCGCAGCCGTGGCAGGCGGCGACCTCCTCGACGCCCTCGGGTGCGCCCGGGTGTGCCACGCGCGCGTGGCCGCGGTCGTGCAGCGGGTTGAAGTAGCAGGGCGGGTCGGGCCGCAGCGGCCGCTCCGTGACCAGCGCCTCCAGGGCGCGCATCCCGATGCGGCTGAACTCGACGGCCGCGACGAGCTCGCCGAGGGCATGGGCCGCGTCGTATGCCGGGTCGGGGCTGCGCGGTCCTTCGCCGACCGGGGCGATCACCGAGTTGCTCGCCTGGATCGACGCGGTGACCGCGTACGAGGCGAGCTCCGCGCGCAGGTGCGGCGCGAGCGCGCAGGTGTGGCGGAGCGTGTCGCCGAGCGCGGACGCGTCGCCGAGCAGCCCGGCCTGCCGTTCGGCGTACGGCCGCAGCGCCTCCGGGTCGCCGTCCGGGTCCGGCGGCGGGGCCGACCAGTCGGGTGCGGGCAGGGGCAGCGCGAAGGTGTAGGGGCGGCGTCTGCCCAGCGGCAGGTGGGTGAAGCGGCGCAGGAGCGCGACGGACAGGGCCGTGGACAGGCCGAGGACGAGCCCGGCCTCGAAGCGCTGCCCGGCGTCCGCGGCGCCCGCGAACCATCCGGTCGTACCGATGACGGCTGCCGCCGCGAGCAGCCCGATGACGTCCCCCGTGCGTTTCACTGAAGTCCCCCCGTGGCCTTCGGCTCTACGCGGGGGAGGACGCGGGGCGGGGCGGGGGCGGTTGCGCTGGTGCCGGACGGAGTGCGAGTTCCCCGCGCCCCTGACTGGTCCTGCGTGACGCCTCACCGCACGCGCCCCGCACGCAACGGTGCGGGGCGCGGCGGACGACTCAGGGGCGCGGGGAACTGCGCGATCAGCCCTCCACCGGGCCGCAGTCGGCGGGAACGCCGACGGGCCGGACCGGAAGAGTTCCGGCCCGGCCCGTCGGTGTACGCGTCTGCTGCGGGTCAGTCCTTGATCTCGCAGATCACCGCGCCGGACGTCAGGCTCGCGCCGACCTCCGCGGTGAGGCCCTTGATCGTGCCCGAACGGTGCGCGTTCAGGGGCTGTTCCATCTTCATGGCCTCCAGGACGACGACCAGGTCGCCCTCGTTGACCTCCTGGCCCTCCTCGACCGCGATCTTGACGATCGTGCCCTGCATGGGCGAGGCGAGGGTGTCGCCGGACGCCGCGGGGCCCGACTTCTTGGCCGCGCGCCGCTTGGGACGGGCGCCGCCCGCCGCCGCGGTGCGCGCGATGGTCATGCCGAGCGAGGACGGCAGGGAGACCTCGAGGCGCTTGCCGCCGACCTCGACGACGACCGTCTCGCGGCCCGGCTCCTCGTCCGTCTCGGCGTCCCCGGTGGCCGTGAACGGCGGGATCTCGTTGACGAACTCGGTCTCGATCCACCGCGTGTGGACCGTGAACGGGTCGGTCGAGCCGGTCAGTTCGGGCGCGAACGCCGGGTCCGTGACGACGGCACGGTGGAAGGGGATGGCCGTGGCCATGCCCTCGACGTCGAACTCCGCCAGGGCCCGCGAGGCACGCTGCAGCGCCTGCTCACGCGTCGCGCCGGTGACGATCAGCTTGGCGAGGAGCGAGTCCCAGGCCGGACCGATGACCGAGCCGGACTCGACGCCCGCGTCCAGGCGGACACCGGGGCCCGACGGCGGCGCGAAGGTGGTGACGGTGCCGGGCGCGGGCAGGAAGTTGCGGCCCGGGTCCTCGCCGTTGATGCGGAACTCGAAGGAATGGCCGCGCAGTTCGGGGTCGCCGTAACCGAGCTCCTCGCCGTCGGCGATGCGGAACATCTCGCGGACCAGGTCGATGCCGGAGACCTCCTCGGTGACCGGGTGCTCCACCTGGAGACGGGTGTTGACCTCCAGGAAGGAGATCGTGCCGTCGACGCCGACGAGGAACTCGACGGTGCCCGCGCCGACGTAGCCGGCCTCCTTGAGGATCGCCTTGGAGGCGGCGTACAGCTCGGCGTTCTGCTCGGGGGTGAGGAACGGCGCGGGCGCCTCCTCGACGAGCTTCTGGTGGCGCCGCTGCAGCGAGCAGTCACGGGTCGAGACGACCACGACGTTGCCGTGCTTGTCGGCGAGGCACTGGGTCTCGACGTGCCGCGGCTTGTCGAGGTAGCGCTCCACGAAGCACTCGCCGCGGCCGAACGCCGCCACGGCCTCGCGCACCGCGGAGTCGTACAGCTCCGGGACCTCTTCGAGCGTGCGGGCGACCTTCAGACCGCGGCCGCCACCGCCGAACGCCGCCTTGATGGCGATCGGCAGGCCGTTCGCCTCGGCGAAGGCGACGACCTCGTCGGCGCCGGACACCGGGTCGGGCGTGCCCGCGACCAGCGGGGCGCCCGCGCGCTGCGCGATGTGCCGCGCGGCGACCTTGTCGCCGAGGTCACGGATGGCCTGCGGCGGCGGGCCGATCCAGTTCAGGCCCGCGTCGATGACGGCCTGCGCGAAGTCGGCGTTCTCCGAAAGGAAGCCGTAGCCGGGGTGGATGGCGTCCGCCCCCGCGTCCTTGGCCGCGGCCAGCACCTTGGAGATGTCCAGGTAGCTGGTGGCCGGAGTGTCACCGCCCAGCGCGAACGCCTCATCGGCTGCCCGTACATGCAGCGCGTCCCTGTCAGGGTCTGCGTAGACGGCTACGCTCGCGATCCCTGCATCCCGGCATGCCCGGGCAACGCGGACAGCGATTTCGCCACGGTTGGCGATGAGCACCTTGCGCACGATGGCTCCCTCCTTGAAACAAGCCGAGTTTAGGGACTGCCGACACGGCCTTACGACCCGTCCCCAATGGTGAGCTTGCCCACACGGAGTGTCACTCGAGACCGGCTAGGTTCGCGAAAACCCTTGTCGCACCGCGGTACGCAGGGTCCCTCCACGGCAGCGTAGCCCTCCGATGTGGTCAAGGTCTCTGTGAGTCAGCGCTGCGGACGCGCGGCTTTCTTTGTGGAGTCCCTACGAATGGCCCAATGATTCTTTGCCTGCGGCACAGCTCTTGTCCCGGGGTTTACCCGTTAGTAGCGTTCGCGATGGCTCGAACGTACTAGGGGTAACAGCAACAGCTTGAGCAACAGCAGAGGGAAGTGGGTGGGGCGCCGTGGCGCGCAGACCGGTGGCCTGGGTGGGCGCGATCATTCTCCTGGCGGAGGCGGTCGGCATCGCGCTCCTGAACTGGATCCTCGGCCACGTCGTCGACAACCAGAAGATGTCGCTCGCCGGTCTCGACCCGCACGCGATGACCGTGTCCACCTGGATCGCGGGCGGCCTCTTCGGCGGCTACCTCGCGCTGTGCGGCATCGTCCTGGCCCGCACGGCCGTGCGCGACCGCGCCCCGGGCACCTTCGGCCGCATCCTCCTCATCAGCTGCGCCGTCCTGCACGCGCTCCTGGGTGCCTTCTGCGTCGGCCTGCTGGGCTGGGCCGCGTTCGCGTTCATGATGGTGGTGCTCGGCCTGATCGTCCTGCCGCTCATGGCGTACGAGAGGAAGGCGCAGCAGGACGCCGCGGTGGGCGAGCCGCAGACGGCCTGAGCCGCCGCGGGCGCACGGGCTACTGGTGCCACAACTCCGTGATGCCCACGCCCAGTTCCACGAGGAGGCGGCGCAGCAGCGGCAGCGACAGACCGATGACGTTGCCGTGGTCGCCCTCGATCCCCTCGATGAACGGCGCCGAGCGGCCGTCGAGCGTGAACGCCCCGGCCACGTGGAGCGGTTCGCCGCTCGCCACGTACGCGGCGATCTCGGCGTCGGAGGGCTCACCGAAACGGACGACGGTGGACGCCGTCGCCGACGCGTACCGCCCGGAGACGGTGTCCCGGACGCAGTGACCGGTCTGCAGGACGCCCGCGCGGCCGCGCATGTCCTTCCAGCGGGCGGTGGCTTCCTCGGCGTCGGCGGGCTTGCCGAGGGCCCGGCCGTCCAGCTCCAGGACCGAATCGCAGCCGATGACCAGTGCGCCCTCGGCGTCGGGTCGCGCGGCGACCACGGACGCCTTGGCCTCGGCCAGGGCGAGGGCGAGTTCGGCGGGGGTCGGCGCGGACACCTTGTCCTCGTCGACGCCGCTGACGATGACCTCGGGGGCGAGGCCCGCCTGCCGGAGCAGGCCGAGCCGGGCGGGCGACTGGGAGGCGAGGACGAGACGGCGGGGCTGATCACTCATGCGGTCAGCGTAGCGAGCGCCTCAGCGGGGGTTGCGCCTCAGTGGGGGTGTGCCCCAGTGGACGCTGCGCCTCAGTGGGCGTTGAGCACGAACATCGCGATGACCATCGCCAGGGCGAGGACGAGGCCCGCGCGGCGCATCTTCGCCTGCAGGTCCCGCATGTCCTTCGGAGGATCGTTCTCCGGGTCCGACCACAGCATGCAACCGATACTGCGGCCTGGCGGGCCGGGGCGCCTGAGTACGCGTACTCAAGTTCCCCGGACCCGGACCGTCACGGTCGCCCTAGCCGGGCCAGTAGCTGCGGCCCCACGCCGTGGGGGAGGGGGCGGGCAGGCGGTGGCGGGCCACCCGCGCGGGATCCGCCCAGGAGTCGGACGGCGCGGGCGCGCCGGACGGTCCGTCCGTCACCGCCGCGGCGCGCACCTGGACCACCGCCAGGGCGGCGGCGAGCTCCTCCGGGGTCGGGTTTCCGCGTACGACCTTGATCATGAGCCCTCCCTGAGGGACTAGAGGGGGATGTTGCCGTGCTTCTTCGGAGGAAGGGATTCCCGCTTCGTCCGCAGCTGACGCAGGCCGCGCACGAGGTGGGAGCGGGTCTCGGACGGCATGATCACCGCGTCGACGTAGCCGCGCTCGGCGGCCGTGTACGGGTTGAGCAGGGCGTCCTCGTACTCCTGGATGAGCCGCGCCCTGACCTCCTCGACGTCGTCCCCGGCCTCGGCGATCGTGCGGCGGTGCAGGATGTTGACCGCGCCCTGCGCGCCCATCACGGCGATCTGCGCGGTCGGCCAGGCCAGGTTCAGGTCGGCGCCCAGGTGCTTGGAGCCCATGACGTCGTACGCGCCGCCGAACGCCTTGCGCGTGATGATCGTGATCAGCGGGACGGTGGCCTCCGCGTACGCGTAGATGAGCTTCGCGCCGCGGCGGATGATGCCCGTGTGCTCCTGCTCGACGCCCGGCAGGAAGCCCGGCACGTCGACGAAGGTGATGACCGGGATGTTGAACGCGTCGCAGGTACGGACGAAGCGGGCGCCCTTCTCCGACGCGTCGATGTTCAGGCAGCCCGCGAACTGCGTCGGCTGGTTGGCGACGATGCCCACCGGGTGGCCCTCGATCCGGCCGAAGCCGGTGAGGATGTTCGGCGCGAACAGCGGCTGCGTCTCGAAGAACTCGGCGTCGTCCAGGACGTGCTCGATGACGCCGTGCATGTCGTACGGCTGGTTCGCGCTGTCCGGGATCAGCGTGTCCAGCGCCAGGTCCTCGTCCGTGGGCTCCAGGTCCGCCTCCTCGGGGAAGGCGGGCGGCTCGCTGAGGTTGTTCGAAGGCAGGTACGACAGGAGCGACTTGACGTATTCGATCGCGTCCTTCTCGTCGCCCGCCATGTGGTGCGCCACGCCCGACGTGGTGTTGTGGGTGCGGGCGCCGCCCAGCTCCTCGAAGCCGACGTCCTCGCCCGTGACGGTCTTGATGACGTCGGGTCCCGTGATGAACATGTGCGAGGTCTGGTCGACCATGACGGTGAAGTCGGTGATCGCGGGGGAGTAGACGGCACCGCCCGCGCACGGCCCGACGACCAGGGAGATCTGCGGGATCACGCCGGACGCGTGGGTGTTCCGGCGGAAGATCTCGCCGTACATCCCGAGGGCCATGACGCCCTCCTGGATGCGGGCGCCGCCGGAGTCGTTGATGCCGATGACCGGGCAGCCGGTCTTCAGCGCGAAGTCCATGACCTTGACGATCTTCTGGCCGAAGACCTCGCCGAGCGCGCCGCCGAAGACGGTGAAGTCCTGCGAGAACACGGCGACCGGGCGGCCGTCGACGGTGCCGTAGCCGGTCACCACGCCGTCGCCGTACGGCCGGTTCTTCTCCAGGCCGAAGTTGGTCGACCGGTGCTGCGCGAACTCGTCGAGCTCGACGAAGGAACCCTCGTCGAGCAGCAGTTCAATGCGTTCGCGCGCCGTCAGCTTCCCCTTGGCGTGCTGCTTCTCGACCGCTCGGGCCGAGCCCGCGTGCTTGGCCTCCTCGATGCGGCGCTGCAGGTCGGCAAGTTTCCCCGCGGTCGTATGGATGTCGATGGCGCCGTCTTCGGCGGTGCGGTCTGACGCGGGCACGTTGGGCTGTTCCGGCTCGGACATCGGGATGCGGCTCCCTGCCTGCTCAAAGGTGCTTGTCTACGGCTGTGCGGCTGGCTACTGGTCCGTAGCGTATCGGCGCCGATACCGTTCGGCAGTGCGGCGTTTACCACACCTAAGGTGGCTTGCATGACGCCGTCAGATGCTGAAGACAACCGCTGGTCCGACCTCGACAGGCCGCCGCTCAACGCGGCCTCGCTCCGTCGGACCCTCCTCAGGGACGGCGGCCTGTGGTCCTCCCTGGACGTGGTGCCCGTCACCGGCTCCACCAACTCCGACCTCGCGGCGCGCGCGGACGAGCTCCCCGAGGGGGCGGTCCTGGTCGCCGAGGAGCAGAGCGCGGCGCGCGGCCGCCTCGACCGCCGCTGGTCCGCGCCCGCGCGCTCGGGCCTGTTCTTCTCCGTGCTGCTCAAACCGGCGGAGGTGCCGGTCGAACGGTGGGGCTGGCTCCCCCTCCTCGCGGGCGTCGCGGTGGCGACGGGCCTCTCCCGTGTCGCCGGCGTCGACACGGCACTCAAGTGGCCGAACGACCTCTTGGTAACGGTCGGTGACCAGGAACGGAAGGCGGGCGGCATCCTCGCGGAGCGAGCGGGCTCCGCGTCCGGCGGCGGCATCGTCATCGGCATCGGCCTCAACG
This window encodes:
- a CDS encoding biotin--[acetyl-CoA-carboxylase] ligase — encoded protein: MTPSDAEDNRWSDLDRPPLNAASLRRTLLRDGGLWSSLDVVPVTGSTNSDLAARADELPEGAVLVAEEQSAARGRLDRRWSAPARSGLFFSVLLKPAEVPVERWGWLPLLAGVAVATGLSRVAGVDTALKWPNDLLVTVGDQERKAGGILAERAGSASGGGIVIGIGLNVTLREDELPVPTAGSLALAGAKVTDRDPLLRSVLRSLEHWYTSWRDADGDPTASRLQETYAAGCATLGRRVRAELPGNRAVAGEAVAVDADGRLILATQEGVQEPVGAGDIVHLRPATP